One part of the Dermacentor andersoni chromosome 2, qqDerAnde1_hic_scaffold, whole genome shotgun sequence genome encodes these proteins:
- the LOC126540309 gene encoding putative nuclease HARBI1, whose amino-acid sequence MKKMAAPLIAMAVALRRRRREQGEPDDAFDMPDDHFRRRFRLSKGTVRLLCEELAGELEAERATGLSVERKVLCALRFFATGSFQASVGSEETIRVSQSTVSECVRRVAEAVVNAGARNKWVHFPKTAEEKAAVKEGFLRRGVIPGVIGCVDGSLIAIIAPKGERKAVFMCRKGYYALNCMFICDADMKILALDPMRPGSDHDAFVWRTTWLRRRFQAGRIVNAGEYLLGDSGYPLEPWLLTPVPGHPPVHTAEGQYNTAHAAMRSVVERCIGLLKSRFRCLQRYRTLLYEPERAANIVAACAVLHNLRLSEGDESGDDSDDDSSSSSSSSELDNNGDPTPHSLPRNTGSRMHYLRGRAVRDNVIGMFGTTRAQHMRYLRSVRRQLRRQQQRQHR is encoded by the exons atgaaaaaaatggccgcccctctgatcgctatggccgtggctcttcgccgtcgccgacgtgaacagggagagccagacgacgcgtttgacatgccggatgaccattttcgacggcgttttcgcctctcgaagggaacggtgcggttgttgtgcgaggaactggcgggggaactagaagctgagcgagcgacgggactgtcggtggagcggaaagtgttgtgtgcgctgcgcttctttgctaccgggagcttccaagcgtccgttgggagcgaggagacgatccgtgtgtcgcagtcgacggtgagcgagtgcgtgcgacgtgtggcagaggctgtcgtgaacgcaggggcccgcaacaagtgggtccattttccaaagacagctgaggaaaaggcagccgtgaaggagggtttccttcggcgcggcgttatccccggcgtcatcggatgcgtagacggcagcctcatagccattatcgcacccaagggtgagcgcaaggctgtgttcatgtgccgcaagggatactacgccctcaactgcatgttc atctgcgacgcggacatgaaaatcttggccttggaccctatgcgaccggggtcggaccacgacgcttttgtctggcggacgacatggttgcgccggcggttccaagcggggcgcatcgtgaatgccggggaatacctcctcg gtgacagtggctaccccttggagccgtggctcctgaccccggttcctggccatcctccagtgcacacagccgaggggcagtacaacacagcacatgccgccatgcgttccgtagtggagaggtgcattgggctcttaaagagccgtttccgctgtcttcagcgatatcgcaccctcctctacgagccggaacgtgcagccaacattgtcgcggcatgtgctgtgttgcacaaccttcgcctttctgaaggcgacgagtcaggcgatgacagtgatgacgacagcagcagcagcagtagtagtagtgagcttgacaataacggcgaccccacgccacacagtctgccccgtaacacgggctctagaatgcactacttgagagggcgggctgttcgcgacaatgtcattggcatgtttggcacaacccgtgcgcagcacatgcgttatttgaggagcgtgcggcggcagctgcgacgtcaacagcagcgtcagcatcgttag